Part of the Bacillus sp. THAF10 genome is shown below.
CTGGACCCAAGAGCCTTCCAATAATAAAGTAAAATTATAAGAGGCTTCCCATTAGTGACTAAACAATGGAAAGCCTCTTTGTTTTATGTTTGTGAAAACTCCCTCATCCCCAAAACCGCTGCCCCGAACACCCCGGGTACCCATGTATATCCTGTACAGTATTCATATCATATTGCTTCATCGCAAATTGTGAATGGTATAGGTATTCCATCACTAAAAGCTTTCCATTAGAGGTTCCGCATAAGACGCCGGAAGTTCCTGTGCCATCTGAAAACGAGACTCCAATGGGCTGATTCATTAAGTGTGGAATTTTATGTTGCCAAGGCATAGCTGACACTCCTTTCCCTCTAGTGTATAACCCATATCTCCATTAAGTGCCTGTTTGATTTTGGCACGCTGCTTTTAAAACCCCACAAATCTGGGTATAAGAACCCTATAGGAATGTGGGGGGAAGCCAAATGATAAGAATCGCTGGAATGACAGAGGATCTTCAAATAAACAAAAATATCAGTATTGAAAACCTTGATAAGAACGCATATAAATGGATATGGGTGGACTTTAACCAACCGTCGGAAGAGGAGATAAAACACCTAGACAGCACGTTCCACTTCCACCCATTGGCAATAGAGGATTGCATACATAGGTTGCAGCGGCCGAAGCTGGATCATTATGATGATCATACGTTTTTTGTGACGCACAGTATTCAACAAAAGGAAGACGAGCTTCATAAAGAGGAAGTGAATTTTTTCTTAGGGGAAAATTATGTGGTGAGTTTTCATCAGGCACCTTCTAAAGAAGTGGATGAGGTGTGGAGGAGCTTGGATAAGCCACCAAAGGACGTGGAAAATTGGGATGAATATTATGTGTTTTATGAGATTCTAGACGACATTGTTGATAATTATTTTCCGCTTCTTTATAAGCTGGAGGACCAGCTGGACAAAATTGAGGACAATACTCAAGACAAATCGATGAATCAGCTGATGGACGAGCTGTTCGATACGAGGTATTCCTTATTGGACCTGCGACATACGATCAACCCGATGCGGGATTTGCTGTACCGCATGCTCAATACACATCGCCTGAATGGTGTGATGAAACGGAAAGAGTACTTCGCGGATATTTACGACCATCTCCTGAAACTTTCTGACATGGTTACCTCCAACCGGGAATTGACGGCGGACATACGGGATAATTATCTTTCCTTGAACTCGCACCAAGCCAACAATGTAATGAAGGTTCTTACCATTATCACCTCCATCTTCGCGCCACTGACTTTTATTGCGGGTATTTACGGCATGAACTTTCAATATATGCCGGAGCTGACTTATAAATACGGGTATTTTATCGCGCTTGGCGTTATGGTCGTGATGGGGGTAAGCTTGTATATTTGGTTTAAGTGGAAGGGCTGGTTTAAGTAAGAGGGCATACAAAAAAGGTACGGGAATTCCCGTACCTTTTTACATGCATTATTCAGCTGAGAAGATTTCTTCGATTTCATCAACCATAAGGTTTGCAGCTTTTACGCCACCAGCTGTGTTCCAGATGATGTCACTTACTTTGTGCGCATTTCCTTCTTTCGCAGCTGTTAGGTTTTGCCAAAGTGGATCGTTTGTCCATTCTTCTTCCACTGCAGTGGAGTCGGCATATGTGAAGTAGAATAGTTGATCTGCGTCCATTTTAGGGATTAATTCTTTGTCTACTTCTACAGCAAAGTTACCCATTTTGTTGTCTGCTGTGAATAGTTCTTCTTGGTGAGCGGCACGTTTGAAACCGATTTGGTCAAGTACCACTCCGGAGAATGAATCTGTCCAGTAAATACGAGTTGGACGTGAGCTGAAGCGTACTACGGAAACTTCTTGGTTTACTTTGTCGCCAAGCTTTGCTTTTAGATCTTCTACTTTCTTATCGTATGCAGCAATTACTTCTTTACCTTTTTCTTCTTTATTCAAGGCCTTAGCATATAGTTCAAAGTTGATTTTCCAGTCACCCGCTAGATCCTCAGCGAAGACAGTTGGAGCAATGGAGTTTAATTGGTCGTACAATGCTTCTTGACGGACTTTGTTACCGATGATTAGATCAGGTTTTAATGCAGCGATTTTCTCGATGTTTACTTCGATTTCATCCCCAACAACCTCAACGCCTTCCATGTCAGCGCTGATGTGCTCATACCAAGGATCTTGATCCCAAGACATAACAGCACCTACAGGTTTTACATCAAGTGCCAATAATGCTTCTGTTCCTTCGTTCGTTAAGATAACCACACGCTCTGGCGTTTTCTCTAATTCCGTTGTACCCATTGCATGTTCAACTGTATAGTTAGTTGGTTCTGTTGTTGTTTCTGTTGCTTCTTTAGAACCGTTTGATGAATTGTTTGAAGTGTTGTTATTTGTATTACCACAAGCAGCCAATACAAATAGAGATAGGATAGCAATAGATGCTAATGACCAAAACTTTCTTTTCATTCTGTTTTTCCCCCTAAGCGTTTTATGTATAAATAATGTTGATAATCATTATCAACTACTTATTACATTCACTATAATATGGCAAGATAAAACAACTG
Proteins encoded:
- the corA gene encoding magnesium/cobalt transporter CorA, giving the protein MIRIAGMTEDLQINKNISIENLDKNAYKWIWVDFNQPSEEEIKHLDSTFHFHPLAIEDCIHRLQRPKLDHYDDHTFFVTHSIQQKEDELHKEEVNFFLGENYVVSFHQAPSKEVDEVWRSLDKPPKDVENWDEYYVFYEILDDIVDNYFPLLYKLEDQLDKIEDNTQDKSMNQLMDELFDTRYSLLDLRHTINPMRDLLYRMLNTHRLNGVMKRKEYFADIYDHLLKLSDMVTSNRELTADIRDNYLSLNSHQANNVMKVLTIITSIFAPLTFIAGIYGMNFQYMPELTYKYGYFIALGVMVVMGVSLYIWFKWKGWFK
- a CDS encoding ABC transporter substrate-binding protein, with the protein product MKRKFWSLASIAILSLFVLAACGNTNNNTSNNSSNGSKEATETTTEPTNYTVEHAMGTTELEKTPERVVILTNEGTEALLALDVKPVGAVMSWDQDPWYEHISADMEGVEVVGDEIEVNIEKIAALKPDLIIGNKVRQEALYDQLNSIAPTVFAEDLAGDWKINFELYAKALNKEEKGKEVIAAYDKKVEDLKAKLGDKVNQEVSVVRFSSRPTRIYWTDSFSGVVLDQIGFKRAAHQEELFTADNKMGNFAVEVDKELIPKMDADQLFYFTYADSTAVEEEWTNDPLWQNLTAAKEGNAHKVSDIIWNTAGGVKAANLMVDEIEEIFSAE